Genomic segment of Streptomyces alboniger:
CGACCCGGTCCCCCTTGACCTTCACCGCGAGCAGCCCGCCCTGCACGAAGCCGACTCCCAGGTAGTCCTTGGTGAGGTGGTCGCGCAGGCACTTGTTGACGTACACCAGGTCGTTGACCGCGGCCTCGTCCCGGACCGTGAAGAACGGCTGGTCCACCAGGAGACCCAACTCGGCGTCCAGCGCCGCGCCGACCGGCGCGCAACCGCCCGCCGCCTTCAGGAAGGAGCGGTAGGCGCCCGGCAGCCGGTAGCCCAGCTCCTCCTCGACCCCCTGGACCTGCTGCTCCGTCACCGCGACCGCGGCCTTCGGCAGCCCGAAGTGCGCGGGACGCGTCTCCTGGAGCGGGCGCGTGCCCCGCTTGTCCTGGTCCACCGCCGTCGTCGCGAGGCCGCCGTGGTGGCGCAGCAGCGCCTTCACCTCGACCGGTACCAGCTCCAGGCGGCGGCTGCCCGGCGCGTGGTGCCAGGTCCAGCCGTGCGGGGTCGCCACCGGGGGGATCGTGTCCCACAGGTCATGGCCGTCCGCCGCCAGCGCCGCGTTCGCCGACACGTAGTCCGTCAGGCGCAGTTCGTCGACGCCGAAGCCCTCCGGGGGCTCCGCGATCTCGGCGGCGGCCCGCGCGTAGGGCGAGAAGTCCGGATAGCCCCGCTCGTCAACCCGCACCCCTCTGGGATGGCGGGCGGCGCGGACCGGATCCGGGAAGTGCACGACCTGCCCGGCGTAGGCCGCGTTCGGCGGCGCGGACTGCTGCCCCAGCCGACCTGTCGTCATGGCGGTTGCCCCCTGCGGCACTGTGAAAAGTTCTGATTCTGCGGATTTGGTTCCGCGGATTTTCGTTTCCGCGGCTTCCGGTACTGCGGATGCCGACACAGCCTATGCGCAAGGACGGCACCGGTCACCGGGCCTCCGGTTCCATGACCAGCAGCCACCGGACCGTCACCGTGCGACGAATCCCGACGGAAAGCCAGGCGTGTCGCAGTGCCCCAGCTTCCGCACCACCCGCCCCATTTGGCAGGCTGTCCCCCGCGACGCGGGGGCGTGGCACACACGCGGTGACGACCGCGAGCGCAAGGGGGAGGGGAACAGCACGATGCACACGGCACAGAGCACGACCGGCCACACGCTGTCCACGACGGCATCCGCCACGGGGCACGGCATGGCCGCCACCTCGGGATCCGTCCCGAAGGCCACCGCGGGAACCGTCCCGAAGGCCACCACGGCATCCGCCTCGGCGAGCGGGGCGGCGTCCGGCGACCCACGCGTCGGCTGGAGCAGCACCGCCGCCCACGCGCCGATCCTGCGCCAGCGCCGCGACGGCATCCTGCCGACCGTCGCCGCCGCCCTCTCCGTACGCGGCCAGACCACGCTCACCTGTACCGCGGGCCGCGGCGAGGAACCGCCCGCCCTCCACCCGCTCGTCCAGGACTTCCTCGACACCCTCACCAGCGGCCAGCGCGAACGCTTCACCGGCCGCTGCGCCGAGGCCATCCTCATCTCCCGCCACCTGACGGCGGCCGACGCGGGCCGCTCCAAACGGGCCTCGCGCAAGCCCATGACCAACGGCGAGGCCCGCAAGGCCCTCAAGCACGCCAAACTCACCGCGCGCCGCATCCGCGAGGACGGCGACCCCCTGCACGGCTCCTTCGCCCAGCCCTGCCGCTCCTGCACGGCCCTCACGGCGCACTTCGGCGTACGGGTCGTGGACCCGACGAACACCGAGACCTGACCGTCACCGGACACCAGCCGGACCGACGCCCCACCGTCCTCCGCCCGTCCACCCGACCGTCTCGGGCCGATACCGACCGTCTCCGACCGTCTCCGACCGAACAAGGGCCACCCCCATGCACGCCGACCACTCCGCCACCACCGCCGCGCCCGCGGGCGGCAGCACCCGCTTCCCCGTCCCGGTGGACGCAGCCCTGCGCGCGGCCGGCTGGCGCCAGGGGCG
This window contains:
- a CDS encoding SMI1/KNR4 family protein yields the protein MTTGRLGQQSAPPNAAYAGQVVHFPDPVRAARHPRGVRVDERGYPDFSPYARAAAEIAEPPEGFGVDELRLTDYVSANAALAADGHDLWDTIPPVATPHGWTWHHAPGSRRLELVPVEVKALLRHHGGLATTAVDQDKRGTRPLQETRPAHFGLPKAAVAVTEQQVQGVEEELGYRLPGAYRSFLKAAGGCAPVGAALDAELGLLVDQPFFTVRDEAAVNDLVYVNKCLRDHLTKDYLGVGFVQGGLLAVKVKGDRVGSVWFCAYDDVRDVSEAAAWPPAERVRRLLLPCGDDFDAFLTRLAGNPPELETVANLMVDGGFARAVPVSSAGE
- a CDS encoding YwqJ-related putative deaminase, whose amino-acid sequence is MHTAQSTTGHTLSTTASATGHGMAATSGSVPKATAGTVPKATTASASASGAASGDPRVGWSSTAAHAPILRQRRDGILPTVAAALSVRGQTTLTCTAGRGEEPPALHPLVQDFLDTLTSGQRERFTGRCAEAILISRHLTAADAGRSKRASRKPMTNGEARKALKHAKLTARRIREDGDPLHGSFAQPCRSCTALTAHFGVRVVDPTNTET